A region of the Aethina tumida isolate Nest 87 chromosome 3, icAetTumi1.1, whole genome shotgun sequence genome:
tactcattgtacaaattatagttttctaaaaaaaatattatattttatgacttGGTTCATGTTTTTGATGTAtttggtaaaaataataattattgtattcgGTTgagtgtcaaaattttatgtaaaaaatgagCATTTAATGTCATGTGATGAAATTTGTtatgcttttattaaataaaactatctcattatttttttcgtagtgcttttaaattaatgaagaaatcAAACATGATTGTTTCAGATGTTGTTAAAATAGTCtcacaatttgttataatataagagaaatattaaaaatgtatcacTTGTATGTTATGGAGTATtcgatatataaaaatttgttaataaaatgtatacatataataaaatttagaatttttttagaaaactataatctcattaaaaatttgagcattcttaaattttataatagtttctcAACATTTTTGGTACTGCTGATATCTTATGAGCTTTAAAGATAAGTTTTTAACACGTTGAAGACCGCATTGCAAAATCGTATTTCTCACATAGGGACCGGCATTATTAATtacgtatattatttttgaaatatttttttagtgtacaataatttaaggTAGATATTATTCAACCTCTAGATTTACAATATCTCTTCGAGGAAGCAACGAATCaactactttattaaattgtatttaaatcatgcCCACCGGTGTGCCAGCAGTCTCCAAGTAAAACATGTCGTGTGTCCACCCGCGAGCACGCGGGTCGGTAATGTTGTTGCGTAGTGATCCGCCGGTGACCGTCTTCGACGTGTTTaactattattgttttataaaattgttatacatTAGAATtgctaacaattttataatcttaccGATTAActgattctatttttaattaagccttttcattaattttaaaaataccaataaagcatattatatattactataaaataacaatttggcTCAGTATCTTACTATCAGcagtatcaaatttttttaggaaaataattgagaattttaaaaaccttcaaacttttaaaaatattttaaattcttttgttttctactaaagaaaaaaaaagcaTTTCCATTTAGACTATGAAAAAAATCTTCACAGGGGTGGAAGTATTTGTGaatgaaatacataaaatctatttatcatttaattttatgtacaatcTACATATCATCATCTAAATACTAGATAAAAGTGATAAAAAGATTCAGTCTATCCAGATTGAGAATctatttgaaaaatgatttaacaagttaataaccgatgtaaaatataacaaatcaTATTCggcaaattttgttttcaatagCTCTTAAAATTGGTGGCCGATCCTCTTTTAACAAAACACTCAGTTTATAGGCAACTCAGATTACAGAGTCATATCATATTGTCACAATCTTggttaatatagaaaaaaatagtagaaaataaattcattgattGTTTCaaagaacattttattattattattttttttttgaaagaaacaatatatcttttatatacgatttattaaatttaataacaatatggTCAAACATTATAACAAACTAAGTTAGATGAATATCTCAGACTTCTACTCAAGTATGAGTTCTTTCAGTGGaattcttgagaaataattctGAAGAACCGTTTTGCAAATTGCTCCAAAAGATTTACTGATAGCTCCTTTCAAATCCTTAAAAACATCTCGCCAATTTTCGTTTAAGAACATGTTCATTTGAGAACCTAAATTgagaatgttatttttataatataatcgttataaaataataattttaattgaaaaaacattCTTACCTAGCGTTTTATCGCCATTAAATaggttttcaaaattcaatttaacatttttaatatcaaaatctaGATCACCATTTTCAATACTTCCATATATTTCACCTTTCTTTTCATGGGGTATTATGTCGAAGCTATAAGTATATTTTCCAtcaactgaaaaataattatgataatttattaaaattgtttattttcaggaAGGgatattttcgattttttgtataattttcagccaagataatgttaataataataatttgaatgtaattaatattcagaataatttagaattacgaaattgcaaaaatatttgtaataaactaaaatgtttttattaaatattacccacataaataataaatattttgacttaCTAGCTTCAATTTCGAATGGACCTTTTCCTTCAATTGGTAATACTAAAATTCTTCCCTTGGCGTCATAGTCACCTAGAATCTTTAATGATGGAAGATCAGTTAGTATCTTCATATGATTCTTATTGGCatcatatctaaaaataataaaaaaaaaattacttcaaacttctagaatatattttacatacagtgaaataattatgactaaatttagttatatgtATATGAAACTTACTTCACAGCACGGAGTTTTGCTTTATCCAATCCAATTCCTGTCAAGTTtctaaacacaatttttaaattgtcaccAGGTGATATTTCTAACAGAGAAAGAGTGAAGGGTTCAATCACTGGTATTCCATATTTCTTATCACCTAATAATcacacatattaataaatttaataccactGATATTCTTACGAACCTTTGAGTAAAAATGGAATTGCAGCTTGTCCATTAACAAAAGCAcacttatcaaaattattttttattgaacatgGCTTTAGATATGAcgctaaaaatttttgaagtaaattgttaatatcaaatagaatcatttaatagtatttaaataaaagtatacttACGTGGTGGCAATCCATAGACTCCTACCACAaacaataaagaatataaccATAATGTGACCATTTTTGTAACTAATTTGATTGATACTAAACTATTTCTACCACGAATGGTCTGAAATCCTCCTTTATATTACCTTCATGAGACCGGTTGAATCACCAAGGTTCCACACTAGTCTTGGTGATTGACAtaggttaataaatttataatgtagaTTAAACAAAtgcataaaaaaatgtcttgtttattttgatagtttatttgcaatttaaataaatgtcaattgtttataaaaatatgaataaaatggcAGTACCTCCAATTTGACATTCATTCATGatctaatgaatttatctaatttattaatctaaaaattacttgcatttttgaattgaagtaGTTTCAAATGATCTTAAATGCATTGGTAAATAGTAACATAAATTCATAGTTGTCTTGATTTAGactctttaaataaaacttttaatcaaGGGATTGCACATTATGTCCTTGAACTTGCATTTTCTGTACCTGCTTCaggtattttgtttataaaatatagataggATAGGATATTAAACCTTGGGACGAATAAagacatgaatattttaaattttgaaagagagGCGACGAAAACCTATTAATCATTTACATATCAAATACTAAACAtgtattgtaatttgtttttggGTCAAGGATATTTGTATATaggttatataaaaataacacctatagtaaaatatttagttaaataactCAAAACAATCTTATACAAAGACGTCTAGATTCTTTCACAAGCATTCTAAGGAAAATTCAGATCCGATTGAATGGTGGAGTTGCCACCGTGGAATAATTTCTATGTAACTTAATTTAGCAATCCCACTCCTgaatttattcagaaaaacTATTTACAGAAAgtgatatgttaaaaatatacgttCTGTGAATAGAAGTTCTGAAAATGTAGTCTTTCAAATGTCCACACAAAACTTTTTCGAagtcaaacaaaaaaaaatattttaatcatttatttacctTATATTACCCtacttttttctgaaaattgtcaccaaaattttcattcattacCCTTAATCTAAATATACTTTCTAGTCAATGATTTACGAAATATTGCAAAATAATTaggtataatatatattattataaaaatagaccattctgtttttatttcaacaaGTAATATTATTGCAATTGATATAATTAGTTTGTCACTGCTAATGATTTGTTATTCCTTTTTAACATTGCTGTACATACATtacaattagtaaattaattatgttatttaatttaataattataatagaataataaacaaaatcattcttgcattttaatctaaaaatagctTACTGTACGGTACTGTCTTGAAGACATTGGATgctatcattttaattacgttTCCAATAAGGGCCGACATTGCCGGACCAACTTCTTCTGCTACAGCCTTCCATTCTTTGTTCAAGACTTCATTTGTGCTTTCagctgaaattaaaattaaactaattaatcgGAGTATTCtgctttaattataatttaaacctaCTCAGAGCATCGTTTCCTTTAAACAAATCATTGAAATGGAAAATGATTCGTTCTTGCGTTAGATTCATTTCGTCTTCCGTAATTTTGACGTATTTTTCTCCACCTTGATCTTCCAAGGtatatttgaatgaaaatgtgccagataattttactaaaataatattatttgactacaaattagtatattacaaatacacGAAAATATTACGCACCATTTGTAACATTTGATTTTCCATCACCGTTTAATTTCAACACCAAAATACTTCCCCTTGCTGAATAATCAGCCACATTATTTAGGAAATCTAGTTCTAAATCAAACTTTCCGGTTTGCTTCTCAGTGTCGatcctaaaataattttattcaaatagtgTCTAAGTAAAAAAACGTTGATTGATCTTACTCTATGCGTTTAAGTTTTGCTGTTTCAATTCCAGTCAAATGGGCGTTTTTAAAAGTGACTAGTAAACCCTTCTCTCCTCCCATGTTCATTAAAGGTATTACCAAAGGACTTAGTGGAGGAATACCAAGTTGTTTGTCACCTAAAATAGTCAcagcattttaattaattatacactaTCATGTTAAAAGAAATACTTAccttgtaatatattttttaaaaacactcCTCCCTGTTCAGTCATGCAATCAAAATCTTTTTTCTTACAGGCTTTAAAGAATGATGCTGGAATCGAGACAGACAATATCAGATATATTTGATAtccagttaaataatattaaaaaaaatatatttttataaatatatataaacaaatagaaCAATTTACACTTACGTGGTGGAGCGCATtgtgaaaatacaaatatatttaagacaagtaaaatataaagcatCATAttgaactgaaaaattaaactaatttattattcgaatgacagcattataaatataatttgtaaatgaaaataattggcAATTATGTTACCTGTACAATTTAGATattcaagtttttattaaattttattagctaCATTTTCTctgttaattagtaattataacgAAATCATTAcctaaatgattttatttaggtAGTAGTGGTATTGTAAACAAGTAGTTTTCACTGCTACAGTACTACTGCAACATCTCATCAATAACAGTTCGATcgaaaacattataattgatcagaaactttaattattatagtagGTTTTGGGGAGTAAATAACACACttctttcttaaataatttattgtttaaataataaaacaatttacgtGTGAATTAAGGCTTCAAGAGCTTGTCAAATGGAATTTTGCTGAAGAAACCGGTGGTTACCATATTAAATACGGCACCAATTGCCGCTTTTATTCCAATTGCTAATTCATCAAAAACTGCAATTGCTTCAGtacttaatatttcatttgtgtattttgctaaaataattaatatatttatatttttaaatacgtaCTTATTACATTTATGTGCTCCTTACTTAGCAGTTCATTTCCtcgaaatatttcattcaGCTGTATTGTCGCagattcaactttaaaatcaGTGTCAAACTTTGTTATGTTACCATACTTTTCTCTTTTCTTTTCTATTAATTCGTAGTAAAATTTccacaaaatattacatttttctaaaattattatgttataagcGACTAAATATCTTAGGTATtagtatactttaaatttcttcataCATTACCTACAGTAATATTGGCCTTATCAGCTCCTTGAAGAGTAAGAAAAAGGATTCTGCCATTTAAGTCATAGTCACCggttaaaataatcttatcaaCGTCCCACGATACTTCTCCAATTTTATTCGCGGTatctattctaaaaaataagcaATCAATTAATAGTCACTGTACAACATAATAAAGGTACTCTTActttacagattttattttactattggCTAAACCGTCTACTGAGAGATTCCTAAGAGAGACATTCATTGCCGGTCCAAAAATTTCAACCAATGGTAGAATCAATGGGTTTAGTggtggaattttaaattttctgtcacctaaaaaaatattttgaaatacttCTTACCAGAAACACTGCATATCTACCTGCTATTATTCCTTCCAAAGTCTTCTGAGCGCTGGAGACGAGACATGATTCATCCATTCTTGAGCATGGTATTAAATAGGAAGCTAaagtaatttaacatttttcatattaattaaagaattacataaatattaataaaaattgatcaaagtgttttttaaaattatttcttcttaagtaataattaaaacttacgaATTTTAACAGCAATGGtgttaacaaaaatacaaCACAAAAGCACCTGTACCAACATTCTGAACACAAGTATTAAGCAGAGCTCTATTTAGTTCACATATATAGctttgaagaaataaaaattctacatATGCACGCATAAGGCCTTTTTGCAGAAACTGCATCTAACCGGTCAGACAGTTAAACATTAATAGATTAGAACGGTTCTTAGAGATTCAAAAAAGTTTCAGGATTTCCTTATTACTGAAACagtttcaatttacatactcgATGTTCCATATTCAATTGTCAAATCGGAATAACTGGATCCGTAATATCTCTAGGAATACTTTTAATCACAgttacaatttcttaaaagtttgattaaattatttggctCATGGTGTATATTCATAATACGccaaattagtataaaaatattcagtgtgTGATGCCTTTGTTGACATATTCATTTATGCATAAAGGTGGACTActccaaatttaataatgaatttattaatttaagataatattcAGTGTCTCATCAAGGTGAATGACTCACCTACTCACAGctgagtatatttaaaatacgtgtgcataactaattttattcataatagatttaattaaggAAACCAGAAAATGACAAggttattattgtttagtatATTCACATTTTAGGCATAATTTTGCTGCCAATATCATggctaataatatttacatatttacttaatcaaaaaatgttaaaggcTTATCTAAATTGaactaaatttttgattatattttgtttgtttaaaactatgaaacttagctaatttttaataaaatgagaaaaatgtaaaggttaaggctttcgtgaccattgtttgatctatatttgtttataggtCGAcgttgaatggaattatttcaTGACGTTTCGCTGGCACGAGTGGCATCTTCAGAAGTCCGTTCGGGTTCGTGTTTTTTGACAAATCcgaacaaattttcaaataagagaaatCCCCAACATACATTTAAGTTTctgatatattttacaaatatgtaaataagcttttaatgatttaactcTGGGTTTGTATCAATAAGGCCGTTCTgttgttgataaaattttgaataatgtttaattcaaatttaataaaatatgtttaaaattatagacagtaaacatatttttaacttcatCGGACTAAgttcaacattaaattatccaattataaaagaacattaaaatttaatttcaccacgttagataattaattattattatttattattgctaTAACGTGTAAAAAAAGATTTACTACCACttccaaataatattcataaatgtgAGATAAAAATTCTTGCTGTGataagttatttaaacaaaaataaatattcatttaatagaattaagacaattttaatataatataaaaaacggaATAAACAATGgtccttaaataaaattactttaaaacattcaataaataGTAGCAAAAATTCTTAGTGAAGAACGATAAAAGACTTATCATATGCATTctacacaatatatttttcattttaattattaataaatataatataaatgaaaaactaactaaacggattttatatattaatttcggAATACAACAAACCAatcgttaaaaatataaatttgaaaatcagTTTCTAAAATACAGAAGCCaacttttttaccatttttatcatttgtattataagaaattacgtttacttaaacatttatcagtaactataaatatttattagaacacAGGAAAAAagtgtgtttaaatattttcaatcgattagcaaagataaaaatagaaaaagtcTTTACTAAATTTTGTATCATTGAGCAAGAATAAATTGTTGACACATCGTAATCAACTTAACGTTATtagtaaattcataattaacaaacaaacaaacaagtgAACATATGAGTAAGCAAGAAATACGTATGTTTCAAGTGTTGCATACATTTAATAACTGTACGACCTAACaaaatacttttcaaatttaaaggttcTGGCGTCATATTAAGTTCTAAGAATTTGTTCTTTCGttaattgtcatattttttcCGCAGACAGAATTAATAACTGACTTTGATACATGTTATCTCACAACATGATATATATCTTTAAAGAGTAGCAAGTTGAACAAAGTTTCAGCCATCAGGTTTCAggtgtaatatattatttaatgtaatatattaatttaattacatatgatttgtttaaatgtatCATTGTAgtactgattaaattaattacaaataaataattgaccaccaaaattattatcttaatacattaattaattttaccaattaaaaaaaaagcgaATAAAAACAAGTAGAGTGACtctatgtatatgtataagtATCACCTTGGTTAACTTTGAACTTAACCTTAATAGTGAatcaatttgatatttatgaaACTGTAACACCTTGAACGTGTAGGGAGTGAAACCGAAAATACAATAACGAATTGGAAATGAATCATTTTGGTAGCACaatcataattttgtaattaaaaattttgtacatgCAATGGAATAAGTATCCTTTTCTTgggcttaaaaaataaaaagttcaaaattttcatatta
Encoded here:
- the LOC126264817 gene encoding uncharacterized protein LOC126264817, yielding MDESCLVSSAQKTLEGIIAGDRKFKIPPLNPLILPLVEIFGPAMNVSLRNLSVDGLANSKIKSVKIDTANKIGEVSWDVDKIILTGDYDLNGRILFLTLQGADKANITVEKCNILWKFYYELIEKKREKYGNITKFDTDFKVESATIQLNEIFRGNELLSKEHINVIIFDELAIGIKAAIGAVFNMVTTGFFSKIPFDKLLKP
- the LOC109596647 gene encoding uncharacterized protein LOC109596647; translated protein: MMLYILLVLNIFVFSQCAPPPSFFKACKKKDFDCMTEQGGVFLKNILQGDKQLGIPPLSPLVIPLMNMGGEKGLLVTFKNAHLTGIETAKLKRIEIDTEKQTGKFDLELDFLNNVADYSARGSILVLKLNGDGKSNVTNVKLSGTFSFKYTLEDQGGEKYVKITEDEMNLTQERIIFHFNDLFKGNDALTESTNEVLNKEWKAVAEEVGPAMSALIGNVIKMIASNVFKTVPYSKLFLDCDKKYGIPVIEPFTLSLLEISPGDNLKIVFRNLTGIGLDKAKLRAVKYDANKNHMKILTDLPSLKILGDYDAKGRILVLPIEGKGPFEIEAIDGKYTYSFDIIPHEKKGEIYGSIENGDLDFDIKNVKLNFENLFNGDKTLGSQMNMFLNENWRDVFKDLKGAIRKRVCALLVTVLATCATSLDLPSYIVACKGSDPNFKECVKDSAKTGIKGFLKGDKKYGIPPFTPFKVPLIEIQNPNLLIKIDNVDIYGIDDASVEDMSVDVPNKKLSATIKMERLNLQGHYIADGKIASLPIKGDGDANITFVGGTYIYETSWTIYQKDGEDYMKIENPSLEYKLRRAHFYHGNLFNGNEELGNQVNKFLNDNWELFLEDIGTAVKKTIESIATNIITNVAKRVPFNKIFPQ
- the LOC126264906 gene encoding protein takeout-like produces the protein MVTLWLYSLLFVVGVYGLPPPSYLKPCSIKNNFDKCAFVNGQAAIPFLLKGDKKYGIPVIEPFTLSLLEISPGDNLKIVFRNLTGIGLDKAKLRAVKYDANKNHMKILTDLPSLKILGDYDAKGRILVLPIEGKGPFEIEAIDGKYTYSFDIIPHEKKGEIYGSIENGDLDFDIKNVKLNFENLFNGDKTLGSQMNMFLNENWRDVFKDLKGAISKSFGAICKTVLQNYFSRIPLKELILE